A section of the Telopea speciosissima isolate NSW1024214 ecotype Mountain lineage chromosome 3, Tspe_v1, whole genome shotgun sequence genome encodes:
- the LOC122654958 gene encoding uncharacterized protein At4g33100-like, whose translation MGIIKKDKRSDSSSSTSPCAHLRAAYHQGFNRWYSEKLLKGQWDKEECVSEWQKYRACLSQHLEDKHRSRFLEAEANVYTPESS comes from the exons ATGGGGATTATTAAGAAAGATAAGAGgagtgattcttcttcttcaacatctccTTGTGCTCATCTCAGAGCTGCATATCACCAAGGCTTCAACAG GTGGTACTCTGAGAAATTATTGAAGGGTCAGTGGGACAAAGAGGAATGCGTATCCGAGTGGCAGAAATACAGAGCTTGCCTTTct CAACATTTGGAAGATAAACATCGCAGTCGTTTCCTTGAAGCCGAAGCTAATGTCTATACTCCTGAATCCTCCTGA
- the LOC122654652 gene encoding eukaryotic translation initiation factor 5-like, protein MALQNIGASNSDDAFYRYKMPRMITKIEGRGNGIKTNVVNMVDIAKALARPASYTTKYFGCELGAQSKFDEKTGVSLVNGAHDTAKLAGLLENFIKKYVQCYGCGNPETEIVITKTQMITLKCAACGYVSDVDMRDKLTTFIVKNPPETKKGSKDKKVMRRAEKERLKEGEAADEEQKKLKKEVKKKAPSKDVPSKGASTKKKANLSDEDRSSPTRSQADENEAANDDDDIQWQTDTSLEAARQRIQEQLSSVTAEMVMLSTTEETPKAKKTEVAGKNGTPEAVAKSDHKGGENGTAVESTQERLVKEIRGSLKKGCTVSQLQSTLGSLSGTPQEVMNALFEALFGGVEKGFAKEVAKKKNYLAAAASGEDGSQMRLLWAIVDFCGKASPEVVKEVAVAVKSLYDIDVLEEETIVQWYQEGLAGGNKNSQVWKNVKPFIEWLQSAESESEE, encoded by the coding sequence ATGGCGCTGCAAAACATTGGTGCTTCAAACAGTGATGATGCATTCTACAGGTATAAGATGCCAAGAATGATAACCAAGATTGAAGGACGGGGAAATGGCATCAAGACCAATGTCGTCAACATGGTAGATATTGCGAAGGCTTTGGCAAGACCTGCTTCTTACACCACAAAGTACTTTGGTTGTGAACTAGGAGCCCAGTCCAAATTTGATGAGAAAACAGGTGTTTCCCTGGTGAATGGGGCCCATGATACTGCAAAACTTGCAGGGCTTCTGGAGAACTTCATCAAGAAATATGTTCAGTGCTATGGGTGTGGGAACCCTGAGACGGAGATAGTTATTACTAAGACTCAGATGATCACCCTCAAATGTGCTGCCTGTGGTTATGTTTCTGATGTTGACATGAGGGACAAACTCACAACCTTCATAGTCAAGAACCCTCCTGAAACAAAGAAGGGATCCAAGGATAAGAAAGTAATGAGGAGGGCAGAGAAAGAACGCCTCAAGGAAGGTGAGGCTGCAGATGAGGAGCAGAAGAAGCTTAAGAAAGAGGTGAAGAAGAAGGCTCCCTCTAAGGATGTGCCCTCCAAAGGAGCCTCAACCAAGAAGAAGGCCAATTTATCTGATGAGGATCGATCTTCACCAACTCGCAGCCAAGCTGATGAGAATGAAGCTGCCAATGACGATGATGACATCCAGTGGCAGACTGACACCTCTCTTGAGGCAGCTCGTCAACGTATCCAGGAGCAGTTGAGTTCAGTTACAGCCGAGATGGTTATGCTCTCAACCACTGAAGAGACAccaaaagcaaagaaaacaGAAGTTGCTGGCAAGAACGGCACACCAGAAGCAGTCGCAAAATCTGACCACAAAGGAGGGGAGAATGGGACTGCTGTTGAGAGCACTCAGGAAAGGCTTGTCAAGGAGATCAGAGGGAGTCTGAAGAAAGGATGCACTGTTAGCCAGCTGCAGTCTACCTTGGGATCCCTGTCAGGTACTCCCCAGGAGGTCATGAATGCTTTGTTTGAAGCTCTCTTTGGTGGTGTGGAGAAGGGATTTGCCAAAGAAGTGgccaagaaaaagaattacCTTGCTGCTGCTGCATCAGGTGAAGATGGATCACAAATGCGTCTGCTGTGGGCAATTGTGGATTTCTGTGGAAAGGCAAGCCCTGAAGTGGTGAAGGAGGTTGCTGTGGCTGTAAAGTCGCTGTACGACATCGATGTTCTGGAGGAAGAAACTATTGTACAGTGGTATCAGGAAGGCTTGGCCGGAGGCAACAAGAACTCCCAGGTCTGGAAGAATGTGAAGCCATTTATTGAATGGCTTCAGAGCGCAGAGTCCGAATCCGAGGAGTGA